One window of Saccharomyces mikatae IFO 1815 strain IFO1815 genome assembly, chromosome: 8 genomic DNA carries:
- the RPN1 gene encoding proteasome regulatory particle base subunit RPN1 (similar to Saccharomyces cerevisiae RPN1 (YHR027C); ancestral locus Anc_5.271) produces MVDESDKKQLTIDEQSKINAEKQTSNKKDKKKEEEEQLSEEDSKLKADLDLLVERLKEDDSSLYEASLSALKESIKNSTSSMTAVPKPLKFLRPAYPELCSIYDKWTDSNLKSSLADVLSILAMTYSENGKHDSLRYRLLSNVSDFEGWGHEYIRHLALEIGEVYNDQVEKDAEDEVSSDGSKSDGSATATGFEFSKEDTLRLCLDIVPYFLKHNGEEDAVDLLLEIESIDKLPQFVDENTFQRVCQYMVACVPLLPPPEDVAFLKTAYSIYLSQNQLTDAVALAVRLGEEEMIRAVFDATSDPVMHKQLAYILAAQKTSFEYEGVQDIIGNGKLSEHFLYLAKELNLTGPKVPEDIYKSHLDNSKSVFSSAGLDSAQQNLASSFVNGFLNLGYCNDKLILDNDNWVYKTKGDGMTSAVASIGSIYQWNLDGLQQLDKYLYVDEPEVKAGALLGIGISASGVHDGEVEPALLLLQDYVTNTDTKISSAAILGLGIAFAGSKNDEVLGLLLPIAASTESPIETAAMASLALAHVFVGTCNGDITTSIMDNFLERTPIELKTDWVRFLALALGILYLGQGEQVDDVLETISAIEHPMTSAIEVLVGSCAYTGTGDVLLIQDLLHRLTPKNVKSEEEVDEEETTDGQTNSISDFLGEQLNGTVKNEQAESEVDEMEVDAEGEEVEVKAEITEKKNGETLEGGEIKAEEENGKSTDKDASSDGKNDDEEEEKEAGIVDELAYAVLGIALITLGEGIGKEMSLRHFGHLMHYGNEHIRRMVPLAMGIVSVSDPQMKVFDTLTRFSHDADLDVSMNSIFAMGLCGAGTNNARLAQLLRQLASYYSREQDALFITRLAQGLLHLGKGTMTMDVFNDAHVLNKVTLASILTTAVGLVSPSFMLKHHQLFYMLNAGIRPKFILALNEEGEPIKVNVRVGQAVETVGQAGKPKKITGWITQSTPVLLNHGERAELETDEYTSYTSHIEGVVILKKNPDYHEEE; encoded by the coding sequence ATGGTGGACGAAAGTGATAAGAAACAACTGACTATTGACGAACAATCGAAGATAAATGCTGAAAAGCAAACTTCAAATAAgaaggataaaaaaaaggaggaagaggaaCAGCTATCTGAAGAAGATTCTAAGCTTAAAGCGGATTTAGACTTACTGGTTGAAAGGCtgaaagaagatgattcATCTTTATATGAAGCTTCCTTGAGCGCTCTAAAGGAATCCATCAAAAATTCTACGAGTTCTATGACCGCGGTCCCCAAACCTCTGAAATTTCTTCGTCCAGCATATCCAGAGTTATGTTCTATTTACGACAAATGGACAGATTCAAACTTGAAATCTTCTTTGGCGGATGTCTTGTCCATTTTAGCCATGACATACTCGGAAAATGGGAAACATGATTCATTGAGATATAGATTGCTCTCTAATGTTTCTGACTTCGAAGGCTGGGGCCACGAGTACATCCGTCATTTGGCTTTAGAGATCGGTGAAGTATATAACGATCAAGTGGAAAAAGACGCTGAAGATGAAGTATCTTCTGATGGATCCAAAAGTGATGGATCTGCAACCGCAACtggatttgaattttccaaagaagatACGCTACGTTTATGTCTAGATATTGTTCCATATTTCTTGAAACACAACGGTGAAGAAGATGCTGTGGACTTACTTTTGGAAATTGAATCTATTGATAAACTACCTCAATTCGTGGATGAAAACACTTTTCAAAGAGTCTGTCAATACATGGTTGCATGCGTTCCGCTTTTACCACCTCCTGAAGACGTTGCTTTTCTAAAAACTGCATATTCTATTTATCTATCTCAAAACCAACTTACAGATGCAGTTGCCTTGGCAGTGAGACtaggagaagaagaaatgatcAGAGCCGTTTTTGATGCTACCAGTGATCCAGTAATGCATAAACAACTAGCCTATATTTTAGCCGCACAAAAGACGTCTTTTGAATATGAAGGTGTCCAGGATATAATTGGTAATGGAAAGCTATCAGAACACTTTTTGTATCTTGCTAAAGAGTTGAACTTAACCGGACCAAAAGTTCCAGAAGACATTTATAAAAGCCATTTAGACAATTCTAAATCCGTATTCTCAAGCGCCGGTCTAGATTCTGCTCAACAAAATTTAGCTTCATCATTTGTTAATGGGTTCTTAAACCTAGGTTATTGTAACGACAAGTTAATTTTGGATAACGATAATTGGGTTTATAAAACCAAAGGTGATGGGATGACCTCAGCAGTGGCCAGTATTGGATCCATATACCAGTGGAATCTGGATGGTTTGCAACAGCTGGATAAATACTTATATGTTGATGAACCAGAAGTCAAAGCTGGTGCGTTATTAGGTATCGGTATTTCCGCCTCTGGTGTGCATGACGGTGAAGTTGAACCAGCTTTGTTACTTTTACAGGATTACGTTACTAATACGGACACTAAAATTAGTTCAGCAGCTATACTTGGTTTAGGTATTGCGTTTGCCGGTAGTAAGAATGATGAAGTGTTGGGTTTGTTATTACCAATTGCTGCTTCCACTGAATCACCTATTGAGACTGCAGCTATGGCTTCATTAGCTTTAGCTCACGTTTTTGTCGGTACCTGTAATGGTGACATCACAACTTCTATTATGGATAACTTTTTGGAACGTACACCTATCGAATTAAAGACCGACTGGGTAAGATTTTTGGCACTTGCATTAGGTATACTTTACTTAGGCCAAGGTGAACAAGTAGATGATGTCTTAGAAACTATTAGTGCTATTGAACACCCAATGACGTCCGCTATTGAGGTATTGGTTGGCTCATGTGCTTATACCGGCACAGGTGATGTTTTGCTAATTCAAGACTTGTTACATCGTTTGACTCCTAAAAACGTAAAAAGTGAAGAAGAGGtagatgaagaggaaactACTGACGGACAAACAAATAGCATAAGTGATTTCTTGGGTGAGCAATTGAACGGAACGGTTAAAAACGAACAAGCTGAAAGTGAAGTCGACGAAATGGAAGTCGATGCCGAAGGCGAAGAAGTTGAGGTCAAAGCAGAAATAacggaaaagaaaaacggTGAAACTTTAGAAGGCGGAGAGATAAAAgctgaagaagagaatGGGAAATCTACCGACAAGGATGCTTCTTCAGATGGAaagaatgatgatgaagaagaagaaaaggaagcaGGAATAGTCGATGAACTTGCTTATGCAGTTTTGGGTATTGCCTTAATCACCCTTGGTGAAGGTATCGGGAAAGAAATGTCCTTGCGCCATTTTGGTCATTTGATGCATTATGGTAACGAACACATCCGTCGTATGGTGCCTTTAGCAATGGGTATTGTTTCTGTATCTGATCCACAGATGAAGGTTTTTGATACTTTAACACGTTTTTCGCATGATGCTGACTTAGATGTCTCAATGAATTCTATTTTTGCCATGGGTCTATGTGGTGCCGGTACTAACAATGCAAGGCTAGCTCAACTATTAAGACAGTTGGCAAGTTATTATTCACGTGAACAAGATGCCTTGTTTATTACAAGATTAGCCCAAGGGTTATTGCACTTAGGTAAAGGTACTATGACGATGGATGTGTTTAATGATGCACATGTTTTAAATAAAGTTACACTAGCATCAATCTTAACAACCGCAGTTGGCTTGGTATCGCCAAGTTTCATGTTGAAGCATCATCAATTATTCTACATGTTAAATGCCGGTATAAGGCCAAAGTTTATTCTAGCACTAAATGAAGAAGGAGAACCAATAAAAGTCAATGTACGTGTTGGTCAAGCAGTAGAAACTGTTGGTCAAGCAGGTAAGCCAAAAAAGATCACTGGTTGGATTACACAGTCTACTCCTGTTTTACTAAATCATGGTGAAAGAGCAGAGCTAGAAACTGATGAATATACTAGTTATACAAGCCATATCGAAGGTGTggtaattttgaaaaagaaccCTGACTATCACGAAGAGGAATAA
- the RRM3 gene encoding DNA helicase (similar to Saccharomyces cerevisiae RRM3 (YHR031C); ancestral locus Anc_5.275), whose product MFRSHASGNKKQWSKRAPNGNASADSTSASHTYRQQTLSSFFMGSNKKPAVVPKSCREIIDLENSDEGSQRNIVPSRPKLVRNNSSSLFSQTQGSFGDDDPEAEFKKLVDVPILNSYKKPRRISAMTGSLHKTASASTTQRTYHYDEDETLREVTIVKSNSRQLSFTSTISIDKSNVPTADLERPAKRSKPSMEFQGLKLTVPKKIKPLFRKTTSSLDSMSYRCALSSPIALTKEQEKVINLIVKKRTNVFYTGSAGTGKSVILQTIIRQLSSLYGKESIAITASTGLAAVTIGGSTLHKWSGIGIGNKTVDQLVKRIQSQKDLLATWRYTKVLIIDEISMIDGNLLDKLEQIARRIRINEDPFGGIQLVLTGDFFQLPPVAKKDEQRVVKFCFESEMWKRCIQKTILLTKVFRQQDSELIDILSAIRFGELTANITKTIRNLNRDVDYPDGIAPTELYATRREVELSNVKKLQSLPGDLYEFRAVDNAPERYQTLLDSSLMVEKVVALKEDAQVMMLKNRPDVELVNGSLGKVLFFVTESLVVMMKEIYKIIDDDVVMDMRLVSRVIGNPMLKESKQFRQDVNARPLARLERLKIIINQAVKISPQKEKFPYVRWTVGKNKYIHELMVPERFPIDIPRENVGLERTQVPLMLCWALSIHKAQGQTIQRLKVDLRRIFEAGQVYVALSRAVTMDNLQVLNFDPGKIRTNEKVKDFYKRLETLK is encoded by the coding sequence ATGTTTAGATCGCATGCCTCCGGGAACAAGAAGCAATGGTCTAAAAGAGCTCCGAACGGCAACGCATCTGCTGATTCTACATCGGCCTCCCATACCTACAGACAGCAAACATTGTCTTCGTTCTTTATGGGTTCTAACAAAAAGCCAGCGGTTGTTCCGAAATCCTGTAGGGAAATCATTGACTTAGAAAACAGCGATGAAGGTagtcaaagaaatatagtACCTTCTAGACCAAAATTAGTACGGAATAACTCGTCCTCTCTGTTTTCACAAACTCAAGGTTCGtttggtgatgatgatccCGAGgcagaattcaaaaaattggtgGACGTTCCCATACTCAATAGCTATAAGAAGCCCCGCAGGATTTCAGCGATGACAGGTTCTCTTCACAAGACAGCATCTGCATCCACGACGCAGAGAACATATCATtatgatgaggatgagACCTTGCGAGAAGTTACTATTGTAAAATCCAATTCTAGGCAACTATCATTCACTAGCACGATTAGTATTGATAAATCTAATGTGCCTACTGCCGATTTGGAAAGACCTGCCAAGAGGTCAAAACCTTCTATGGAGTTTCAAGGTTTAAAACTCACGgtaccaaaaaaaattaaaccGCTCTTCAGGAAAACAACATCAAGTTTGGATTCAATGAGCTACAGATGTGCTCTATCCTCTCCCATAGCACTCACAAAGGAGCAAGAAAAGGTTATTAACCTAATcgtcaagaaaagaaccaaTGTTTTTTATACGGGTAGTGCTGGTACAGGTAAATCTGTTATCCTGCAGACTATTATAAGGCAATTGAGCTCTCTGTATGGGAAAGAGTCGATTGCAATCACTGCTTCAACGGGGCTGGCGGCAGTGACTATTGGTGGCTCTACTTTGCATAAGTGGTCTGGTATAGGTATTGGGAACAAAACCGTTGATCAATTGGtgaaaagaatacaatCACAGAAGGATTTATTGGCTACATGGAGATATACAAAAGTTTTGATAATTGATGAGATTTCTATGATCGATGGTAATCTGCTAGATAAATTGGAGCAAATCGCAAGAAGAATTCGCATAAATGAGGATCCTTTTGGCGGCATTCAACTGGTGCTAACAGGtgatttcttccaattaCCACCAGTGGCTAAGAAAGATGAACAGAGAGTCGttaaattttgttttgaaagtgaaatGTGGAAACGGTGCATTCAAAAAACGATTCTACTAACGAAAGTCTTCAGACAGCAAGATAGTGAACTGATCGATATTTTAAGTGCCATTAGATTCGGAGAATTAACAGCTAATATTACCAAAACAATAAGAAACCTAAATAGAGATGTAGATTATCCCGATGGTATTGCACCCACAGAATTATATGCTACGAGAAGAGAAGTAGAATTGTCCAACGTAAAGAAACTACAATCTTTGCCTGGCGATTTATACGAATTTAGAGCTGTAGATAATGCGCCCGAAAGATATCAAACACTACTGGATTCTTCATTAATGGTGGAAAAAGTTGTCGCATTGAAGGAAGACGCTCAAGTtatgatgttgaaaaaCCGCCCCGATGTAGAGTTAGTCAACGGATCATTGGGGAAAGTCTTGTTCTTTGTTACGGAATCATTGGTGGTTATGATGAAGGAAATTTATAAGATTATAGATGATGATGTTGTCATGGATATGAGATTAGTAAGTCGAGTCATCGGTAACCCCATGTTAAAGGAATCAAAGCAATTTCGTCAAGACGTTAATGCCAGGCCGTTAGCTAGACTAGAACGTTTGAAAATCATTATAAATCAGGCAGTCAAGATCTCTCcccaaaaggaaaaattccCTTACGTTCGCTGGACAGTGGGCAAAAACAAGTACATTCATGAGCTTATGGTTCCAGAACGCTTCCCCATTGATATTCCGAGAGAAAATGTTGGGTTAGAAAGAACTCAGGTACCTTTAATGCTATGCTGGGCACTTTCTATTCATAAAGCACAAGGTCAAACTATTCAAAGATTAAAAGTTGACCTAAGGAGAATCTTTGAAGCCGGTCAAGTTTACGTTGCATTGTCAAGAGCAGTTACCATGGATAATTTACAGGTCTTAAACTTTGATCCAGGAAAGATTCGCACcaatgaaaaagtaaaggATTTCTATAAACGTTTAgaaactttgaaataa
- the VMA16 gene encoding H(+)-transporting V0 sector ATPase subunit c'' (similar to Saccharomyces cerevisiae VMA16 (YHR026W); ancestral locus Anc_5.270) yields MSKESKDDDMSLGKFSFSHFLYYLVLIIVIVYGLYKLFTGHGSDINFGKFLLRTSPYMWANLGIALCVGLSVVGAAWGIFITGSSMIGAGVRAPRITTKNLISIIFCEVVAIYGLIIAIVFSSKLTVATAENMYSKSNLYTGYSLFWAGITVGASNLICGIAVGITGATAAISDAADSALFVKILVIEIFGSILGLLGLIVGLLMAGKASEFQ; encoded by the coding sequence ATGAGCAAAGAATCtaaagatgatgatatgTCTTTGGGGAAGTTTTCCTTCTCCCATTTCCTATACTACTTGGTgctaataatagtaatagtgTATGGTTTGTACAAGCTTTTTACTGGACATGGATCTGACATTAATTTTGGGAAGTTCTTATTAAGGACATCCCCTTATATGTGGGCCAATCTTGGTATTGCCCTTTGTGTAGGCTTAAGTGTTGTGGGGGCAGCATGGggtatttttattactgGTTCATCCATGATTGGGGCCGGTGTGCGTGCTCCAAGGATCACCACAAAGAATTTAATTTCCATTATTTTCTGTGAAGTGGTTGCTATTTACGGGCTAATTATTGCCATTGTCTTTTCTTCGAAATTGACCGTGGCTACTGCTGAGAATATGTACTCAAAATCCAACTTGTACACCGGTTATTCCCTTTTCTGGGCAGGTATCACTGTCGGTGCATCCAATTTGATTTGTGGTATCGCAGTGGGTATCACCGGTGCTACTGCTGCCATTTCCGATGCCGCTGATTCTGCACTGTTTGTTAAGATCTTGgtcattgaaattttcgGATCCATTTTAGGTTTATTAGGTTTGATCGTTGGTTTATTGATGGCTGGTAAGGCTTCTGAATTTCAATGA
- the YHI9 gene encoding Yhi9p (similar to Saccharomyces cerevisiae YHI9 (YHR029C); ancestral locus Anc_5.273) — MSLTVPFKQVDVFTEKPFKGNPVAVVNFLEVDESGVTQEELQAIANWTNLSETTFLFKPSDDKCDYKLRIFSPRSELPFAGHPTIGSCKAFLEFTQNTTATSIIQECGVGAIPLTISDGLISFKAALADYEAISNEVIANYEEAIGLKFVTAPALLHTGPEWIVALVEDAETCFNANPNFGMLGRQTKQNDHLGIILAGPKKTSSIKNSYEMRAFAPAVNVNEDPVCGSGSLALARYLQELYKFEETTDITISQGGRLDRDGHIIASIKKEANGSTSYHVAGHAITVIDGKIKL; from the coding sequence ATGAGTTTAACAGTACCTTTCAAGCAAGTTGATGTATTCACTGAAAAGCCGTTCAAAGGCAATCCAGTCGCAGTAGTAAACTTCTTAGAAGTTGATGAAAGTGGAGTCACTCAAGAAGAACTACAGGCGATTGCCAATTGGACTAACTTATCAGAAACAACTTTCTTATTCAAACCATCAGATGACAAATGTGATTATAAGTTAAGAATCTTCTCCCCAAGAAGCGAATTACCATTTGCTGGACATCCGACCATTGGCTCTTGTAAAGCTTTCCTTGAGTTCACCCAGAATACCACTGCCACTTCCATTATTCAAGAATGTGGGGTGGGTGCTATCCCATTAACAATTAGTGATGGATTAATTAGCTTCAAAGCTGCACTAGCTGATTACGAAGCTATATCTAATGAGGTAATTGCTAATTACGAAGAAGCAATTGGCTTAAAGTTCGTTACAGCTCCGGCTCTCTTGCATACCGGGCCAGAGTGGATTGTGGCGTTAGTAGAAGATGCAGAAACTTGTTTTAATGCAAATCCAAACTTTGGTATGCTCGGACGccaaacaaaacaaaacgaTCATTTGGGAATTATTCTAGCAGGCCCTAAAAAGACATCCTcaatcaaaaattcttaCGAAATGAGGGCCTTTGCTCCGGCGGTAAACGTCAATGAAGATCCTGTTTGTGGTAGTGGTTCCTTGGCACTTGCAAGATATCTACAGGAACTTtacaaatttgaagaaaccACAGACATCACCATTTCCCAAGGAGGAAGGTTAGATAGGGATGGTCATATTATAGCTTCGattaagaaagaagcaAATGGTAGCACCTCCTATCATGTAGCAGGTCATGCAATTACTGTTATTGACGGTAAAATCAAACTTTAA
- the DAP2 gene encoding dipeptidyl aminopeptidase (similar to Saccharomyces cerevisiae DAP2 (YHR028C); ancestral locus Anc_5.272), which produces MEVGEEEVERIPDELFSSKKKQLLDRLIRLGIILVFLIWGTILLLRSIPHHSSRPDYQKPNSNHTSDGKLKVSFTNVRNNTFQPKYHDLQWIDDNKAEGDLGLYVTFMNDSYVVKSVYEDSYNNILLKGNTFIQNGQNFTVQSITASPDLKKLLIRTNSVKNWRHSTFGSYFVYDEKSSSFELVGNDVALAIWSPNSNDIAYVQDNNIYIYSTNSKRTVQAVTNDGSSFLFNGKPDWVYEEEVFEDDKAMWWSPTGDYLAFLKIDETDVGEFIIPYYVQNDGDVYPEMRSIKYPKSGTPNPRAQLWVYGIKDETSFHPRINEDKKDASLLITEVTWVGDDNVLVKTTDRSSDTLNVFLIDTIAKKSDVVRNESARGGWWEITHNTLFIPANETLDRPHNGYVDILPIDGYNHLAYFEKSGNSHFKKLTKGEWEVVNGPLAFDSKENRLYFISTQKNSTERHIYCIDLRSPDDIIEVTDTSMDGVYDVSFSSGRRFALLTYKGPKVPYQKIIDFHSHKTDKHIEGNVLGESLYYLERNEEITRFLEDYSVPTKSFKELNLGTDELGRDILVNSYEILPNDFDGTLKNHYPVFFFAYGGPNSQQVIKTFSVGFNEVVASQLNAIVVVVDGRGTGFKGQNFRSLVRDKLGHYEACDQISAASLYGSLSFVDSEKISLFGWSYGGYLTLKTLEKDAGKHFKYGMSVAPVTDWRFYDSVYTERYMHTPQENFDGYVESSVHNVTALAQANRFLLMHGTGDDNVHFQNSLKFLDLLNLNGVENYDVHVFPDSDHSIRYHNANVIVFDKLLAWAKHAFNGEFVK; this is translated from the coding sequence ATGGAAGTTGGCGAGGAAGAAGTTGAACGCATTCCCGACGAACTCTTCAGttcgaagaagaagcagtTGTTAGACAGGCTCATAAGGCTCGGGATAATCCTTGTATTTCTTATATGGGGCACCATTTTATTGCTTAGAAGTATACCGCACCATTCAAGCAGGCCAGATTATCAGAAACCCAACTCTAATCACACCAGTGATGGAAAGTTAAAGGTATCTTTTACTAATGTTAGGAACAATACATTTCAACCCAAATACCATGACTTACAATGGATCGATGACAATAAAGCCGAGGGTGATTTGGGTCTTTATGTTACATTTATGAATGATAGTTATGTTGTCAAATCTGTTTACGAAGATTCGTACAATAACATTCTATTGAAGGGAAATACTTTTATCCAAAATGGTCAAAATTTTACTGTACAGTCAATAACTGCATCCCCGGACCTCAAAAAGTTACTGATTAGAACAAACAGTGTAAAAAACTGGAGACACTCCACATTCGGttcttattttgtttaCGATGAGAAAAGTTCCTCCTTTGAGTTGGTTGGGAACGATGTGGCTTTAGCCATATGGTCCCCTAATTCCAATGATATTGCATATGTGCAAGATAACAATATATACATCTATTCTACCAACTCTAAAAGAACTGTACAGGCTGTGACCAACGACGGTAGctcctttcttttcaatggcAAGCCAGATTGGGTGTATGAGGAAGAAGTATTTGAAGACGATAAGGCTATGTGGTGGTCACCGACTGGCGATTACCTAGCGTTCCTAAAGATTGATGAAACAGACGTTGGTGAATTTATTATTCCATATTATGTTCAGAATGATGGAGATGTATATCCAGAAATGCGTAGCATCAAGTACCCAAAGAGTGGTACACCAAACCCTCGCGCCCAATTGTGGGTCTACGGTATTAAGGATGAAACATCGTTCCATCCCAGAATaaatgaagataaaaagGATGCAAGCTTATTAATTACCGAAGTAACATGGGTAGGAGATGACAACGTTTTAGTTAAGACTACAGATCGTTCCTCAGACACGTTaaatgttttcttgataGACACAATTGCGAAGAAATCAGATGTTGTGAGAAATGAAAGTGCTCGCGGGGGATGGTGGGAGATTACTCATAATACCCTATTCATTCCTGCAAATGAAACACTTGATAGACCTCATAATGGCTATGTAGATATTCTTCCAATTGACGGTTACAATCATTTAGCTTATTTCGAGAAAAGTGGCAACTCACACTTCAAAAAACTGACAAAGGGGGAATGGGAAGTGGTCAATGGTCCACTTGCTTTtgattcaaaagaaaaccgTCTTTACTTTATTTCTACACAAAAAAACTCGACCGAACGCCACATTTACTGCATAGATTTGCGGTCACCGGATGACATTATTGAAGTTACTGATACTTCCATGGATGGTGTCTATGATgtgtctttttcttccgGGAGGAGGTTTGCTTTACTCACCTATAAAGGACCAAAAGTTCCGTATCagaaaattattgatttcCATTCTCATAAAACAGACAAACACATTGAAGGTAATGTATTAGGGGAATCGCTGTATTACTTGGAGAGgaatgaagaaatcacCAGATTTTTAGAAGATTATTCGGTTCCCACAAAGTCATTCAAGGAGTTAAATCTGGGAACGGATGAATTGGGGAGGGATATATTGGTGAATTCGTATGAAATTCTTCCTAATGATTTTGATGGAACACTGAAAAATCATTACCCagtgtttttttttgcatatGGTGGACCAAATTCTCAGCAAGTTATCAAGACATTTTCAGTAGGGTTCAATGAAGTGGTAGCCTCACAATTGAACGCGATTGTAGTTGTTGTTGACGGTCGTGGTACTGGCTTCAAAGGTCAAAATTTTAGATCTCTTGTCCGCGATAAGCTCGGCCATTACGAGGCCTGTGACCAAATATCTGCGGCTTCCTTATATGGTTCTCTCAGTTTCGTTGATTCAGAAAAGATTTCCTTATTTGGTTGGTCATATGGGGGTTACCTAACACTGAAAACTTTGGAAAAGGACGCCGGAAAACATTTCAAATACGGAATGTCTGTTGCACCAGTAACGGACTGGAGATTTTACGATTCTGTTTATACTGAAAGATATATGCATACTCCTCAAGAAAACTTTGATGGGTACGTAGAATCAAGCGTGCATAATGTAACTGCTCTTGCCCAAGCAAATAGATTCCTACTGATGCATGGAACAGGCGATGACAATGTTCACTTTCAAAACTCCTTGAAATTCTTGGACCTTCTGAACTTAAATGGTGTTGAAAATTATGACGTCCACGTCTTTCCTGACTCGGATCATAGTATAAGATACCACAATGCAAATGtaattgtttttgataagCTATTAGCTTGGGCGAAACATGCCTTCAATGGCGAGTTTGTGAAGTAA
- the SLT2 gene encoding mitogen-activated serine/threonine-protein kinase SLT2 (similar to Saccharomyces cerevisiae SLT2 (YHR030C) and KDX1 (YKL161C); ancestral locus Anc_5.274), translating to MTDKIERHTFKVFNQDFSVDKRFQLIKEIGHGAYGIVCSARFAEAAEDTTVAIKKVTNVFSKTLLCKRSLRELKLLRHFRGHKNITCLYDMDIVFYPDGSINGLYLYEELMECDMHQIIKSGQPLTDAHYQSFTYQILCGLKYIHSADVLHRDLKPGNLLVNADCQLKICDFGLARGYSENPVENSQFLTEYVATRWYRAPEIMLSYQGYTKAIDVWSAGCILAEFLGGKPIFKGKDYVNQLNQILQVLGTPPDETLRRIGSKNVQDYIHQLGFIPKVPFVNLFPNANSQALDLLEKMLAFDPQKRITVDEALEHPYLSIWHDPADEPVCSEKFEFSFESVNDMEDLKQMVIQEVQDFRQFVRQPLLEEQKHLLQLQQQQQQQQQVPNSDIGNHGIVEENYSKQMATPNSVASQQESFGIHSQNLPRHDTDFPPRPQESMMEVRSATGATTSIPPQNNNDTLLDLERELEFGLDRKYF from the coding sequence atgACTGACAAAATAGAGAGGCATACCTTCAAAGTCTTTAATCAAGATTTTAGTGTAGATAAGAGATTTCAActtatcaaagaaataggACACGGAGCATATGGTATAGTGTGTTCAGCGAGGTTTGCAGAAGCTGCCGAAGATACCACAGTGGCTATCAAGAAAGTGACCAATGTTTTTTCGAAGACTTTACTGTGTAAAAGATCATTACGTGAGCTAAAGCTTTTGAGGCATTTCAGAGGCCACAAAAATATAACATGTCTTTACGATATGGATATCGTTTTTTATCCAGACGGATCTATCAATGGACTATATCTTTATGAGGAACTTATGGAATGTGATATGCATCAAATTATCAAATCCGGCCAACCTTTGACGGATGCTCATTATCAAAGTTTTACATACCAAATATTATGTGGTTTGAAGTATATTCACTCCGCTGATGTCTTGCATCGTGATTTGAAGCCCGGTAATTTGCTTGTCAACGCTGATTGTCAATTAAAAATCTGTGATTTTGGGTTAGCTCGAGGGTATTCTGAGAATCCAGTCGAAAACAGTCAATTTTTGACAGAGTATGTAGCCACGAGATGGTATAGAGCTCCAGAAATCATGTTGAGCTACCAAGGATATACCAAGGCGATTGATGTGTGGTCTGCAGGTTGTATTTTGGCCGAGTTTCTTGGCGGAAAGCCAATCTTTAAGGGAAAGGATTACGTTAATCAATTGAATCAAATACTGCAGGTTTTAGGAACACCCCCAGATGAAACTTTAAGAAGAATTGGCTCTAAGAATGTTCAAGACTACATTCATCAATTAGGTTTTATTCCAAAAGTTCCTTTTGTCAATTTATTTCCGAATGCCAATTCACAAGCCTTAGATTTATTGGAGAAAATGCTCGCGTTTGACCCTCAAAAGAGAATTACCGTCGATGAAGCCCTAGAACATCCTTACTTGTCTATATGGCACGATCCAGCTGACGAACCTGTTTGTAGTGAGAAATTCGAATTCAGCTTTGAATCCGTTAATGACATGGAGGACTTGAAACAAATGGTTATACAAGAAGTTCAGGATTTCAGACAGTTTGTGAGACAACCACTACTAGAAGAGCAAAAGCACCTGCTGCAGctgcagcaacagcaacagcaacagcaacaggTTCCCAATTCGGATATTGGAAACCATGGAAttgtagaagaaaattattcaaaacaaaTGGCTACCCCTAATTCTGTTGCGTCACAACAGGAATCCTTTGGCATTCACTCTCAGAACTTGCCCAGGCATGACACGGATTTCCCTCCTCGACCTCAGGAAAGCATGATGGAAGTGAGATCTGCCACTGGGGCCACTACAAGCATCCCACCTCAGAATAACAATGACACGCTCCTAGATCTTGAAAGAGAGCTGGAGTTTGGATTAGATAGAAAGTATTTCTAG